A stretch of Desulfobacter hydrogenophilus DNA encodes these proteins:
- the yidC gene encoding membrane protein insertase YidC, whose protein sequence is MDEQKRLFLAVVLSIAVLLGYQFFFAPAPQPDNQNQNAPSQTMDSSESDSAKVSDFTPKTVPATAPAAQTDLRDFRTITLSTPYYTIAVSEYKAAVTSLTLNDYRETNDEGSPAKQLVTEELADITGGIFSIDTAKGGIRGLGDAVFSSDASSTNLSLNQGEKSITFFWTNPDGITVKKVLTFRADSYLIHCDIIVQNGSGMPVNDGISICVPGYFNEDVKKRSRFAYEGPVAYLDNKFTTIKPKDIEDKDTYSGIVGWVGYTSRYFLTAVLPDTPEDATVKLTFANDVVTNRLVTQMPRLDPEKQNQQSFTLYMGPKSHKILSQYDNLLKKSVNFGFFDIIAKPLLIAMNFIHDIIPNYGVAIILLTILIKLIFWPLGTKSYKSMNEMKKVQPLMMEIREKYKNDKQRMNQETMALYKTYKVNPASGCLPLLVQMPIFFALYRMLYMAIELRHAPFVGWIQDLSGPDRLFHFNFAIPFMDAPYGIPVLTLFMGASFLLQQKMTPTAGDPMQAKMMMLMPIFMTVLFINFPAGLVLYMFVNNIISMGQQYYTQKILA, encoded by the coding sequence ATGGATGAGCAAAAACGATTATTTTTAGCTGTGGTGCTGTCAATTGCAGTCCTTTTGGGCTATCAGTTCTTTTTCGCACCCGCACCCCAGCCTGATAATCAAAACCAGAACGCCCCGTCACAGACGATGGATTCGTCTGAATCCGATTCCGCCAAGGTCTCGGACTTCACCCCCAAGACAGTACCCGCAACTGCCCCGGCAGCCCAAACCGACTTACGGGACTTTCGTACTATCACGCTGTCCACCCCCTACTACACCATTGCCGTCAGTGAATATAAAGCTGCGGTAACAAGCCTGACCCTCAATGATTACAGGGAAACCAATGATGAAGGGTCTCCTGCAAAACAGCTGGTGACTGAGGAGCTAGCCGATATTACCGGAGGTATCTTTTCCATTGATACCGCCAAGGGAGGTATCAGGGGACTGGGCGATGCTGTTTTCTCATCCGATGCGAGCAGCACGAATCTTTCCCTGAACCAAGGGGAAAAAAGCATTACATTTTTCTGGACTAACCCGGACGGCATTACCGTAAAAAAAGTACTGACCTTCAGGGCGGACTCCTACCTTATCCATTGCGACATCATTGTTCAAAATGGCTCGGGCATGCCGGTCAATGACGGCATCAGCATTTGCGTTCCCGGTTATTTCAATGAAGATGTAAAGAAACGCTCCCGGTTCGCATATGAAGGGCCGGTGGCCTACCTTGACAACAAATTCACCACCATCAAACCCAAGGACATTGAAGACAAGGACACCTATTCGGGAATTGTGGGTTGGGTCGGGTACACCAGCCGTTATTTCCTGACGGCGGTATTGCCGGATACCCCGGAGGACGCCACCGTGAAGCTCACCTTTGCCAATGACGTTGTCACCAACCGGCTGGTTACCCAGATGCCCAGACTGGATCCGGAAAAACAAAACCAACAGTCCTTTACCCTGTATATGGGCCCCAAAAGCCATAAAATTTTAAGCCAGTACGACAACCTTTTGAAAAAATCCGTTAATTTCGGTTTTTTTGATATCATAGCCAAGCCGCTGCTCATTGCCATGAACTTTATCCATGACATTATCCCCAACTACGGCGTGGCCATCATTCTTCTGACCATTCTCATCAAACTGATATTCTGGCCCCTGGGCACCAAAAGCTACAAGTCCATGAATGAGATGAAAAAAGTACAGCCTTTGATGATGGAGATCCGGGAAAAGTACAAAAATGACAAACAGCGCATGAATCAGGAAACCATGGCATTGTACAAAACATACAAGGTCAACCCGGCTTCGGGGTGCCTGCCGCTGCTGGTGCAGATGCCCATTTTTTTTGCCCTGTACCGCATGCTCTACATGGCCATTGAGCTGCGCCACGCGCCATTTGTGGGATGGATTCAGGATCTGTCCGGACCGGACCGCCTGTTTCACTTTAATTTTGCCATCCCGTTTATGGACGCCCCTTACGGTATCCCTGTGCTGACACTTTTCATGGGTGCATCGTTCCTGCTCCAGCAGAAAATGACACCCACGGCCGGAGACCCCATGCAGGCAAAGATGATGATGCTTATGCCCATATTCATGACCGTTCTGTTTATCAACTTTCCGGCAGGGCTGGTTCTGTACATGTTTGTCAACAACATCATCTCAATGGGCCAGCAGTATTACACACAAAAGATATTAGCCTAA
- the jag gene encoding RNA-binding cell elongation regulator Jag/EloR: MNQPLEFTGKNVNSAIEAACRQLNIPQKELKYNVISSGTTGIFGIVGRKDARIRVTVPGNKTQQSKEDKEGILSIVDEAFGQNKPTPEPKKVVPEPKKPEPKPKPIQEKEPKEVPDSPDKKLQKPENEPKPEAEDTGRWDAHPAPRSERPNKEELPPEPVSQASIDLGIEAVQKMADLITEDAHVEAITEENKLTLQINGGNTGILIGRKGQTLDAMQFLTDKIINRQSESRVRVKVDIEGYMETRKANLKHLALKMAEKAKKTGRPATINQMSAQDRRIVHLALKDDAQVRTQSMGDGYYRRLVIFPKKRNSYKGKKRFKK, from the coding sequence ATGAACCAACCTCTTGAATTTACCGGAAAGAATGTCAACTCCGCCATTGAGGCGGCCTGTAGACAACTTAATATCCCCCAAAAAGAATTAAAATACAATGTAATCTCATCTGGAACAACCGGCATTTTCGGTATTGTCGGTCGTAAAGATGCCCGGATCCGGGTGACGGTTCCGGGCAATAAAACACAGCAATCCAAGGAAGACAAAGAAGGCATCCTATCCATTGTGGATGAAGCCTTTGGGCAGAACAAACCCACGCCGGAACCCAAAAAGGTCGTGCCAGAACCCAAAAAGCCGGAACCAAAACCAAAGCCGATACAAGAAAAAGAACCCAAAGAGGTGCCGGACAGCCCGGATAAAAAACTTCAGAAGCCGGAAAACGAACCCAAACCTGAAGCGGAAGATACCGGCCGGTGGGATGCCCACCCGGCACCCAGGTCTGAAAGGCCAAACAAAGAAGAATTGCCGCCGGAACCGGTTTCCCAGGCATCCATTGACTTAGGCATTGAAGCGGTACAAAAAATGGCAGACCTGATCACCGAAGACGCCCATGTTGAAGCCATCACCGAAGAGAACAAACTTACCCTGCAAATCAATGGCGGAAATACCGGCATTCTGATCGGCCGCAAGGGTCAGACCCTGGACGCCATGCAGTTTCTTACGGATAAAATCATCAATCGCCAGAGCGAATCCCGGGTCAGGGTCAAAGTTGATATTGAAGGCTATATGGAGACCCGGAAGGCGAATTTAAAGCACCTGGCCCTGAAAATGGCGGAAAAAGCCAAAAAAACCGGACGGCCTGCCACCATTAACCAAATGAGTGCCCAAGACCGCCGTATTGTTCATCTTGCCCTAAAGGACGATGCCCAGGTTCGCACCCAGAGCATGGGAGACGGCTATTACAGACGTCTGGTTATTTTCCCCAAAAAACGCAACTCCTACAAGGGAAAAAAGCGGTTCAAAAAATAA